One window of Terriglobales bacterium genomic DNA carries:
- a CDS encoding protease pro-enzyme activation domain-containing protein gives MQRELTGSSRFRLAMVAVCFCAAFIPAAAQDRIAHSISASEPAQLRGNVHPLARAENDQGAAEASMMLYRMVLTFQPSATQHADLEALLAEQQNPLSPYYRQWLTPEQYADRFGISASDMAKVAAWLQAQGFTVDESARSRTYIAFSGSSSQVESAFHTSIHRFFVDGEPHFANVSDPALPWSLANVALGIHGLNDFRLKPRGSVQPRFTSSISGSHFLAPDDFATIYDLKPLYDSGLDGSGQKIAVMGQTDLILSDISTFRSVSGLPPNTPTVVLVPGSSDPGVVNGDIGEANLDVQWSGAVARNATIVYVNSKNGAFDSMNYAVSQNIAPVISISYGDCEAHFSQSEINGLVAMGQQANAQGQTIVGPSGDSGAADCDFP, from the coding sequence ATGCAACGTGAATTAACGGGCTCTTCTCGCTTCCGCCTGGCCATGGTGGCGGTTTGCTTTTGTGCGGCGTTCATTCCCGCGGCGGCCCAGGACCGGATCGCCCACAGCATTTCTGCCAGCGAACCCGCGCAATTGCGAGGCAACGTGCATCCGCTCGCTCGCGCTGAAAATGACCAGGGAGCGGCGGAAGCCTCCATGATGTTGTACCGCATGGTGCTGACGTTCCAGCCCAGCGCGACCCAGCATGCCGACTTGGAAGCGCTGCTGGCAGAGCAGCAGAATCCGTTGTCTCCGTACTATCGCCAATGGCTCACACCGGAGCAGTACGCCGACCGCTTCGGCATCAGCGCTAGTGACATGGCCAAAGTGGCAGCCTGGCTGCAGGCGCAGGGATTTACCGTTGACGAATCCGCCCGTAGCCGCACTTACATCGCTTTCAGCGGCAGTTCATCCCAGGTGGAATCTGCGTTTCATACTTCCATCCATCGCTTCTTCGTAGACGGCGAACCGCATTTCGCCAACGTTTCCGACCCCGCCCTGCCCTGGTCGCTGGCAAACGTCGCGCTCGGGATTCACGGCCTGAACGATTTTCGTCTCAAGCCCCGCGGCAGCGTGCAACCGCGATTTACCTCGAGCATTAGTGGCAGTCATTTTCTTGCGCCCGACGACTTCGCCACCATCTACGATCTCAAGCCCCTTTACGACTCCGGCCTCGACGGCAGCGGGCAGAAAATCGCCGTCATGGGCCAGACTGACCTGATCCTGTCCGACATCTCCACCTTCCGCAGTGTCTCCGGGCTGCCGCCGAACACGCCCACGGTAGTGCTGGTGCCGGGTTCGTCCGATCCCGGCGTGGTGAATGGAGACATCGGCGAAGCCAATCTGGATGTGCAATGGTCCGGCGCGGTGGCGCGCAACGCGACCATCGTTTACGTCAACTCCAAGAACGGCGCCTTCGATTCCATGAATTACGCCGTGTCGCAGAATATCGCGCCGGTCATCAGCATCAGCTACGGCGATTGCGAAGCGCACTTCAGCCAGTCTGAAATCAACGGCCTGGTCGCCATGGGCCAGCAAGCCAACGCGCAGGGGCAAACCATTGTCGGGCCCTCGGGCGACAGTGGCGCCGCCGATTGCGATTTCCC
- the asnA gene encoding aspartate--ammonia ligase: protein MATTILDKRADLAGPGIGDYNELEKILPCDYHSLLTPRETQRAIFAAKNYIEANLCQELSLMMVTVPLIVDVESGVNDMLDRDGSRTPIQFHISNDRNQHPVDAQVVQAATKWKRVALKQFDCKVGEGICTDMRAVRKDYFLDHDHSCYVDQWDWERVLRPEQRNLAFLKEVVGRIWKVLVGAEKFVQDMFPKLKDPRFPNLPEKLTFLHAEEILEMFPDLPRKQRETQVLQKYPAVFIIGIGWPLADGLPHENRAADYDDWVTDTHHETGKNTHGLNGDILVWNHVTKRRHELTSMGIRVNAETLKQQLEMSKLTDFLKFPYHQAIVKNEIPLSIGGGIGQSRTLMLLLRKAHLGEVSVTVWPRILKDMCAKKNIFVLE, encoded by the coding sequence ATGGCGACTACCATTCTGGACAAGCGAGCCGATCTGGCCGGCCCCGGCATCGGCGATTACAACGAACTGGAAAAGATCCTGCCGTGCGATTACCACTCGCTGCTGACGCCGCGCGAGACGCAACGCGCAATTTTCGCAGCCAAGAACTACATCGAGGCGAACCTCTGCCAGGAACTCAGCCTCATGATGGTCACCGTGCCGCTGATCGTTGACGTGGAGAGCGGCGTCAACGACATGCTGGACCGCGATGGATCGCGTACCCCCATCCAGTTCCACATCTCCAATGATCGCAACCAGCACCCGGTGGATGCGCAGGTGGTGCAGGCCGCGACCAAGTGGAAACGGGTCGCCCTGAAGCAATTCGACTGCAAGGTCGGCGAGGGCATCTGCACCGACATGCGCGCCGTACGCAAGGACTATTTCCTCGATCACGATCATTCCTGCTACGTCGACCAGTGGGATTGGGAGCGCGTGCTTCGGCCGGAGCAGCGCAACCTGGCCTTCCTGAAGGAAGTGGTTGGACGGATCTGGAAGGTGCTGGTCGGTGCGGAAAAGTTCGTTCAGGACATGTTCCCCAAGTTGAAGGACCCGCGTTTTCCTAACCTCCCGGAGAAGCTGACCTTCCTGCACGCGGAAGAGATCCTGGAGATGTTCCCCGACCTGCCGCGGAAACAGCGCGAAACGCAAGTCCTGCAGAAATACCCGGCGGTGTTCATCATCGGCATTGGGTGGCCGCTGGCGGACGGACTGCCACACGAGAATCGCGCCGCCGATTACGACGACTGGGTCACCGACACGCATCATGAGACCGGCAAGAACACGCATGGACTCAATGGCGACATCCTGGTGTGGAACCACGTTACCAAGCGCCGCCACGAACTGACGTCGATGGGTATCCGCGTCAACGCCGAGACGCTCAAACAGCAGCTCGAAATGTCGAAACTCACCGACTTTCTGAAGTTCCCCTATCACCAGGCGATCGTGAAAAACGAAATTCCGCTGTCGATCGGCGGCGGCATCGGGCAGTCGCGGACGCTCATGCTGTTGCTCCGGAAAGCGCACCTGGGTGAGGTGAGCGTCACCGTATGGCCGCGCATCCTGAAAGACATGTGCGCGAAGAAAAACATCTTCGTGCTCGAATAA
- a CDS encoding PilZ domain-containing protein, whose protein sequence is MNAAAHSPGPFEAERRYKRYQIRVPVRLVVHRGDVSTRVNGRGTELNEGGMCVFAGVELNLGDQIELEFTAPYAPDPLRVWASVRNRYGYYYGLEFLTENIREREEVARFRQVLRSATGNA, encoded by the coding sequence ATGAATGCGGCGGCACATTCTCCTGGCCCGTTCGAGGCGGAACGTCGGTACAAGCGATACCAGATCCGTGTTCCGGTGCGCCTTGTGGTCCACCGCGGCGACGTCTCCACCCGGGTGAATGGACGCGGAACCGAACTGAACGAAGGCGGCATGTGCGTCTTCGCCGGCGTGGAACTGAACCTGGGGGACCAGATAGAGCTGGAATTCACCGCGCCCTACGCACCCGACCCGCTGCGCGTTTGGGCCTCGGTCCGCAATCGCTACGGCTATTACTATGGGCTGGAGTTTCTGACCGAAAACATTCGCGAGCGCGAGGAAGTCGCGCGCTTTCGCCAGGTCCTCCGCAGCGCCACCGGCAACGCTTAA
- a CDS encoding Kdo hydroxylase family protein, with product MPPWVEVRDFGSPEWNAERARACCEALESNQILFFRQPPFVVEGCDFLTAQRSLDSAVHKNVSYRPASAAMRGFSGDPKTAAEMRRILALYSARAVECVQKLLLPYAAKLRLDYASFRGLEEAGRNLPLHKRNDLLHVDAFPSRPTRGGRILRFFTNIHPSKTRVWITTERFPELARRFAGEAGLKQVAAARARRKFGHLLHVFGLPVPDRSAYDEFMLRFHDWLKENTRFQSECAKDKIEFPPMSTWLVFTDGVPHAVLSGQYALEQTFIIPREALVTPQQAPIGVLEEIAGMQLAG from the coding sequence ATGCCGCCGTGGGTCGAAGTGCGTGATTTTGGCTCGCCTGAATGGAATGCTGAGCGGGCCCGCGCCTGCTGCGAAGCGCTGGAATCCAACCAGATCCTGTTCTTCCGCCAGCCGCCGTTTGTTGTCGAAGGCTGCGATTTCCTGACTGCGCAACGTTCCCTGGACTCGGCGGTCCATAAAAATGTGTCCTATCGTCCCGCCAGCGCCGCGATGCGGGGCTTCAGCGGCGATCCCAAGACCGCGGCTGAAATGCGGCGCATCCTGGCGCTCTATTCCGCCCGCGCCGTGGAGTGCGTGCAAAAGCTGCTGTTGCCGTATGCGGCGAAGCTGCGTCTCGACTACGCCAGTTTTCGCGGCCTGGAAGAGGCAGGGAGAAATCTCCCGCTGCACAAGCGCAACGACCTTCTTCACGTCGATGCGTTTCCCAGCCGTCCAACACGCGGGGGACGCATTCTGCGTTTTTTTACCAATATTCATCCCAGCAAGACGAGGGTCTGGATCACGACCGAGCGTTTTCCGGAGTTGGCGCGACGCTTCGCCGGCGAAGCAGGGCTGAAGCAGGTGGCCGCGGCCCGGGCGCGGCGAAAGTTCGGCCATCTACTTCACGTTTTCGGATTGCCGGTTCCTGATCGTTCGGCTTACGACGAGTTCATGCTGCGCTTTCACGACTGGCTGAAAGAGAACACGCGATTTCAGAGCGAATGCGCCAAGGACAAAATTGAATTTCCGCCGATGTCGACGTGGCTGGTGTTCACCGACGGCGTTCCGCACGCGGTGCTTTCCGGCCAGTACGCGCTGGAACAGACATTCATCATTCCTCGCGAGGCGCTGGTAACGCCGCAGCAGGCGCCGATCGGCGTGCTGGAAGAAATTGCCGGCATGCAGTTGGCTGGCTGA
- a CDS encoding alpha/beta hydrolase-fold protein: protein MRRCRPVLLAVFLLSGLVALAQTAGPRFQVSFPAAAHAQPITGRVFVIITRQERREPRLQAGWWFQQTPIYGADVSQLQPGQPAIIDVSTLGYPFKSLKELPAGEYYVQALINLYTEFHRSDGHTLWAHMDQWEGQQFNKSPGNLYSEVQKVRLDPAAGYDIKLEADRVIPPVEVPEDTTYVKRVKFESKLVSKFWGHPMYIGATVLLPKGYAEHPSQRYPVVYIQDHFTLRAPFGFRDDDDEDSWPSRSEGRSFTKAWLSNNFPRMILVTFQHPTPFFDDSYAVNSANQGPYGDAIMEELIPYLETHFRIIREPWARVLTGGSTGGWESLALQVLHPDFFGGTWTFYPDPIDFHKYQLVDIYNDDNAFEAPGAEFIPPERPMMRSNEGQVLMTMRQMSLLEAVLGTHGRSGQQYEEWEAAYGPVGADGYPRPLWDKLTGKIDREVATYMRDHGYDLTADLEKNWARIGPQLVGKLHLFCGDMDNYYLNLAVYNLENFLKNSKNPNYEGSFEYGRPMKGHGWSPYTATELVKVMAAAVEKNRPKSAAAAKP, encoded by the coding sequence ATGAGAAGGTGCAGGCCTGTCCTGCTGGCCGTATTTCTGTTGTCCGGCCTGGTCGCCCTGGCGCAAACCGCCGGCCCGCGATTCCAGGTTTCGTTTCCCGCGGCAGCGCACGCGCAACCCATCACCGGGCGGGTATTCGTCATCATCACCCGCCAGGAGCGCAGGGAACCCCGTTTGCAGGCCGGCTGGTGGTTCCAGCAGACCCCCATCTATGGCGCCGACGTCAGCCAGTTGCAGCCCGGACAGCCCGCCATCATCGATGTTTCCACGCTCGGCTATCCGTTCAAGAGTTTGAAGGAACTGCCCGCCGGAGAGTACTACGTGCAAGCGCTCATTAACCTCTACACCGAATTCCATCGTTCCGACGGCCACACCCTATGGGCGCACATGGACCAATGGGAAGGCCAGCAGTTCAACAAGTCGCCGGGAAACCTATACAGCGAAGTGCAAAAGGTGCGGCTGGACCCCGCCGCCGGGTACGACATCAAGCTCGAAGCCGATCGCGTGATTCCGCCCGTCGAGGTTCCGGAAGATACGACGTACGTGAAGCGGGTGAAGTTCGAAAGCAAGCTGGTGAGCAAGTTCTGGGGACATCCCATGTACATCGGCGCGACTGTGCTGCTGCCGAAGGGGTATGCCGAGCACCCCAGCCAGCGCTATCCCGTGGTTTACATCCAGGACCACTTCACGCTGCGCGCGCCATTCGGGTTCCGCGATGACGACGATGAGGATAGCTGGCCGTCGCGCAGCGAGGGTCGCAGCTTCACCAAGGCGTGGTTGTCCAACAATTTTCCGCGCATGATCCTGGTGACGTTCCAGCATCCCACCCCATTTTTCGACGACTCCTACGCCGTCAACTCGGCCAATCAGGGGCCGTACGGCGATGCCATCATGGAGGAACTTATTCCGTACCTCGAGACGCACTTCCGCATCATTCGCGAGCCATGGGCGCGGGTTCTGACCGGGGGATCGACCGGCGGATGGGAGTCGCTGGCTCTGCAAGTACTGCATCCCGATTTCTTTGGAGGAACCTGGACCTTCTATCCCGACCCCATCGACTTCCACAAATATCAGCTGGTGGACATTTACAACGACGACAACGCGTTTGAAGCGCCCGGCGCCGAATTCATTCCGCCGGAACGCCCAATGATGCGCAGCAATGAAGGCCAGGTGCTGATGACCATGCGGCAGATGAGCCTCCTGGAAGCAGTGCTGGGCACGCACGGCCGCAGCGGCCAGCAATATGAGGAGTGGGAAGCGGCCTATGGGCCGGTCGGTGCCGACGGCTACCCGCGTCCCTTGTGGGACAAACTCACCGGCAAGATCGATCGCGAAGTCGCAACCTACATGCGCGATCACGGCTACGACCTGACTGCCGACCTGGAGAAAAACTGGGCCAGGATCGGGCCCCAGCTGGTCGGAAAACTTCACCTCTTTTGCGGCGACATGGACAACTACTACCTGAACCTGGCGGTCTACAACCTGGAAAATTTCTTGAAGAACTCGAAGAACCCAAATTATGAAGGGTCCTTTGAATATGGCCGGCCCATGAAGGGCCACGGCTGGAGCCCCTACACCGCCACCGAACTGGTGAAGGTGATGGCGGCGGCGGTGGAGAAGAACCGGCCCAAGTCGGCCGCGGCGGCAAAACCGTAA
- the argR gene encoding arginine repressor: MRSTPKALRHHRILELIDREPMVTQEEMVRRLSQQGLKVTQATLSRDIKELGLVKTADGYAAPGTTTEAAPTPSLSHLLREFVIDVREAQNLLVLKTSAGSAQPVAAALDAESWEEVVGTIAGDDTILVISSDNKSCRRLGERIREQMS; this comes from the coding sequence ATGCGTTCGACCCCAAAAGCCCTGCGGCACCACCGCATCCTGGAGCTGATTGACCGGGAGCCCATGGTAACGCAGGAGGAGATGGTCAGGCGCCTTTCGCAGCAGGGGCTGAAAGTCACGCAGGCGACGCTGTCGCGCGACATCAAGGAACTCGGCCTGGTCAAGACCGCCGACGGCTATGCCGCCCCGGGCACGACCACCGAAGCCGCACCCACGCCTTCCTTGTCGCACCTGCTGCGCGAGTTCGTGATCGATGTACGGGAAGCGCAAAACCTGCTGGTGCTCAAGACCTCGGCGGGCAGCGCGCAACCGGTGGCGGCGGCACTGGATGCCGAGAGCTGGGAGGAAGTGGTCGGGACCATCGCCGGTGACGACACCATCCTGGTGATCAGCTCCGACAACAAGAGCTGCCGCCGTCTCGGGGAACGCATTCGGGAACAGATGTCGTAA
- the argF gene encoding ornithine carbamoyltransferase, with product MVTARPTLQAKATRSAPAVFQQTDLLSIGDLSPYELHEIFGLAGTIKARPAMFSTALKGKQYVMMFEKPSLRTRVTFEAGINSLGGHALFMECPGGIESRENAADVARNLERWVQGIILRTFKHATVAAMAANAKVPVINALTDLEHPCQALADYFTLQEKFGDVKKVKLAFVGDGNNVAHSLMLTAASLGGHFAIATPKGYEPGKDFVHAAQRVAKRTGATIEIGNDPQAAVTGADAVYTDVWASMGQENETEKRDAIFRPFQVNSALMSIAAPHAVFMHCLPAHRGFEVTDEVLDSAQSVVYDEAENRLHVQNAILVLLSGASKAPKSEPAMRAGRA from the coding sequence ATGGTGACCGCTCGACCTACACTGCAAGCCAAGGCGACGCGATCCGCCCCCGCGGTTTTTCAGCAGACGGATCTGCTTTCCATCGGCGACCTGTCGCCCTATGAGCTGCACGAGATTTTCGGGCTCGCCGGGACCATCAAGGCGCGGCCGGCGATGTTCAGCACGGCGCTCAAGGGCAAGCAGTACGTCATGATGTTCGAGAAGCCCTCGCTGCGCACGCGCGTCACCTTCGAGGCGGGGATCAACTCGCTGGGCGGACATGCGCTGTTCATGGAGTGCCCCGGCGGAATCGAATCGCGCGAAAACGCCGCCGACGTCGCCCGCAACCTGGAGCGCTGGGTGCAAGGCATCATCCTGCGCACGTTCAAGCATGCCACGGTCGCGGCCATGGCCGCCAACGCCAAGGTGCCGGTGATTAACGCGCTCACTGACCTGGAGCATCCCTGCCAGGCGCTCGCCGACTATTTCACGCTGCAGGAAAAATTCGGCGACGTGAAGAAAGTGAAGCTCGCATTCGTCGGCGATGGCAACAACGTCGCCCACTCGCTGATGCTCACCGCCGCGAGCCTGGGAGGTCATTTCGCGATCGCCACGCCCAAAGGCTATGAGCCGGGGAAGGATTTCGTACATGCAGCGCAGCGCGTGGCCAAGCGTACCGGGGCGACCATCGAGATCGGCAACGATCCGCAGGCAGCCGTGACCGGCGCAGATGCGGTCTACACCGACGTTTGGGCGAGCATGGGTCAGGAAAACGAGACGGAAAAGCGCGATGCGATTTTCCGTCCCTTCCAGGTGAATTCGGCGTTGATGTCGATCGCGGCGCCGCATGCCGTGTTCATGCACTGCCTGCCCGCGCACCGCGGCTTCGAAGTCACCGACGAAGTGCTCGACTCAGCCCAGTCGGTGGTCTACGACGAGGCGGAAAACCGGCTGCACGTGCAGAACGCCATCCTGGTGCTGCTGTCGGGAGCGAGCAAAGCTCCGAAATCCGAGCCCGCAATGAGAGCAGGAAGGGCGTAA
- a CDS encoding argininosuccinate synthase, producing MSQKVVLAYSGGLDTSIIIPWLKENYGCEVIAMIADVGQGDDTPTVVEKAKKTGASKVYVEDLRREFLTDYVFPCLRAGAVYEYTYLLGTSMARPVIAKRQVEVAIAEGATAVAHGCTGKGNDQVRFEHAYQALAPSLKVIAPWREWKLNSREDCLDYAAARGIPVEASRAKIYSRDRNLWHLSHEGGELEDPNNSPNDDMWQLTLSPQQAPDRPEPVTINFEQGTPVAVNGRRLNPVALVEELNAIGGRNAVGRVDLVENRFVGIKSRGCYETPGGTLLLTAHRELESLCLDREVMHFKQQMALKYAEMVYFGLWFTPLREALDAFISSTQQTVTGSVTLKLYKGNISVAGRESEFSLYQTGLAAFTMDGYNPKDAEGFIRILGLPARVQAPLREKKLISERERGKEFLKATTAAD from the coding sequence ATGTCGCAAAAGGTTGTGCTGGCGTACTCGGGCGGTCTTGACACTTCGATCATCATTCCGTGGCTGAAGGAGAACTACGGCTGCGAAGTGATCGCGATGATTGCCGACGTCGGGCAGGGCGACGACACCCCCACCGTTGTCGAGAAGGCCAAGAAGACCGGCGCCAGCAAGGTGTACGTGGAAGATCTCCGCCGCGAATTCCTCACCGACTACGTCTTCCCTTGCCTGCGCGCCGGCGCAGTTTACGAGTACACCTACCTGCTCGGCACTTCCATGGCGCGTCCGGTCATTGCCAAGCGCCAGGTCGAGGTGGCCATCGCCGAAGGCGCCACCGCGGTCGCGCACGGCTGCACCGGCAAGGGCAACGACCAGGTGCGCTTCGAGCACGCTTACCAGGCGCTGGCGCCATCGCTGAAGGTGATCGCGCCGTGGCGCGAGTGGAAGCTCAACTCGCGCGAGGATTGTCTCGACTACGCCGCCGCTCGCGGCATTCCGGTGGAAGCCAGCCGAGCCAAGATCTATTCCCGCGACCGCAACCTCTGGCACCTCAGCCACGAGGGCGGCGAGTTGGAGGATCCGAATAATTCCCCCAACGATGACATGTGGCAGCTCACGCTCTCGCCACAGCAGGCCCCGGACCGTCCCGAGCCGGTGACCATCAACTTCGAGCAAGGCACGCCGGTAGCAGTCAACGGCCGCCGGCTCAACCCGGTCGCGCTGGTCGAAGAACTGAACGCGATCGGCGGACGCAATGCCGTCGGCCGCGTGGACCTGGTGGAAAACCGCTTCGTGGGCATCAAGTCGCGCGGCTGCTACGAAACTCCCGGTGGGACCTTGCTGCTCACGGCGCATCGGGAACTGGAATCGCTGTGCCTCGACCGCGAGGTCATGCACTTCAAGCAGCAGATGGCGCTCAAGTACGCCGAGATGGTGTATTTCGGCCTGTGGTTCACGCCGTTGCGCGAGGCGCTCGACGCTTTCATCAGCTCGACGCAGCAGACCGTCACCGGCTCGGTCACGCTGAAACTTTACAAGGGGAACATCTCCGTGGCCGGCCGCGAATCCGAGTTTTCGCTGTACCAGACGGGCCTGGCCGCCTTCACCATGGACGGGTACAACCCGAAAGATGCAGAAGGCTTCATTCGCATCCTCGGCCTGCCGGCGCGGGTGCAAGCGCCGCTGCGCGAAAAGAAATTGATTTCCGAGCGCGAGCGTGGGAAAGAATTTCTGAAAGCGACAACCGCCGCCGACTAA
- the argH gene encoding argininosuccinate lyase → MEKLWSGRFREPLDAQFEPWQRSFPFDVRLLPDELAASRAWARALQKSGIFSAAELDTVVKALDAIGAKAAPNPADFPGVEDVHQFVEQELVALVGDTGYKLHAGRSRNEQIATDLRLYTRRSIDAILAAIAAFASALVAKGETSKDGVMPSYTHLQRAEPVLVAHWLLAWVEMLLRDAARLTDCRRRVNVLPLGSGAIAGPGMEVDRAGIAAGLGFEFISGNSMDATSDRDFELEYLHALSSLALHLSRWAEEMALFSTVEYGFVQLPEAYATGSSAMPQKKNPDALELLRGKAGRVLGAAAALQTVLKGLPLAYNKDLQEAQEPLFVATDTILAALPVATGFMSAVTFDIGRMKAAASAGFLNATAAARYLVKKGVPFRLAHSAVGQAVRLALDKGCELDGLKVEDLKNFRPEFDRDFFDCLKLEAVLASHDVPGGTAPARVREALAAARRRIGQLGVRS, encoded by the coding sequence ATGGAAAAGCTCTGGTCCGGCCGCTTCCGCGAGCCACTTGATGCGCAATTTGAGCCGTGGCAACGGTCGTTCCCTTTCGACGTCCGCCTGCTTCCCGACGAACTCGCCGCCAGCCGCGCCTGGGCACGGGCGCTGCAAAAGTCGGGCATCTTCAGCGCCGCAGAACTGGATACCGTGGTCAAGGCCCTGGACGCAATCGGCGCCAAGGCGGCGCCGAATCCCGCGGATTTCCCGGGCGTCGAAGACGTTCACCAGTTCGTCGAGCAGGAACTGGTGGCGCTGGTAGGCGACACCGGCTACAAGCTCCACGCCGGGCGCAGCCGCAACGAGCAGATCGCGACCGACCTGCGCTTGTACACGCGCCGCTCTATCGACGCTATTCTGGCCGCCATTGCCGCATTCGCTTCAGCATTGGTGGCCAAGGGCGAGACCAGTAAAGATGGTGTCATGCCCTCCTACACCCACTTGCAGCGCGCGGAGCCGGTGCTGGTGGCGCATTGGCTGCTGGCGTGGGTGGAAATGCTGCTGCGCGACGCGGCCCGCCTCACCGACTGCCGCCGCCGCGTCAACGTGCTGCCGCTGGGTTCGGGCGCGATTGCGGGTCCGGGCATGGAAGTGGACCGCGCCGGCATCGCCGCTGGGCTGGGGTTCGAATTCATCTCTGGCAACAGCATGGACGCGACCAGCGACCGCGACTTCGAGCTGGAATACCTGCACGCGCTCTCCTCGCTGGCGCTTCATCTCAGCCGCTGGGCGGAGGAGATGGCGCTGTTCTCGACCGTCGAGTACGGATTCGTGCAGTTGCCGGAGGCGTACGCCACCGGCTCCAGCGCCATGCCGCAGAAGAAAAATCCTGACGCGCTGGAATTGCTGCGCGGCAAAGCCGGCCGCGTGCTCGGGGCCGCCGCCGCTTTGCAGACCGTGCTCAAGGGCCTGCCGCTCGCCTACAACAAAGACTTGCAGGAGGCGCAGGAGCCGCTCTTCGTCGCCACCGATACCATCCTTGCGGCGCTGCCGGTCGCAACCGGCTTCATGTCGGCCGTGACCTTCGACATCGGGCGCATGAAAGCCGCCGCTAGCGCCGGATTTCTCAACGCCACCGCTGCTGCGCGTTATCTAGTCAAGAAAGGTGTTCCCTTTCGGCTGGCGCATTCCGCGGTGGGCCAGGCGGTGCGCCTCGCGCTAGACAAAGGATGTGAACTGGATGGCCTGAAAGTTGAAGACTTGAAAAACTTCCGCCCGGAATTCGATCGTGATTTTTTCGATTGCCTGAAGCTGGAAGCGGTTCTGGCCAGCCATGATGTGCCCGGCGGTACAGCGCCCGCACGTGTTCGCGAAGCCTTGGCCGCGGCGCGCAGGCGCATCGGGCAGTTAGGAGTTAGGAGTTAG
- a CDS encoding anti-sigma factor antagonist (This anti-anti-sigma factor, or anti-sigma factor antagonist, belongs to a family that includes characterized members SpoIIAA, RsbV, RsfA, and RsfB.), translated as MPLQLDTRTVGKVTIVKCAGRVVAGHESDHLHTEITGLMVEHKHFVLHLAEVNFVDSSGLGLLVRLMASARSARGDLKLCNVSKEVAHTLNITNLNRVLEVHESEVEAVSAFYQRSGIRDGALRSGKTVVCVDQSANVLAYVRELLRQAGYDPLTTPNVSDARILIKAARPAVVILGPNVLVRAGEKSDALRQVLHGIPTIELGSAFSTTEASEAAQQMLAQVKAHTAGQ; from the coding sequence ATGCCGCTGCAACTGGATACGCGGACGGTGGGGAAGGTCACCATCGTGAAGTGCGCCGGGCGCGTGGTGGCCGGGCATGAATCGGATCACCTGCACACGGAAATCACCGGCCTGATGGTGGAACACAAGCATTTCGTTCTCCACCTGGCGGAGGTCAACTTTGTCGATAGCAGCGGCTTGGGCCTGCTGGTGCGGCTGATGGCGTCGGCGCGGTCGGCACGCGGCGATTTAAAGCTGTGCAATGTCAGCAAGGAAGTGGCGCACACGCTGAACATCACCAACCTGAACCGCGTGCTGGAAGTGCACGAATCGGAAGTGGAGGCGGTATCGGCGTTCTACCAGCGCAGCGGCATCAGGGACGGCGCGCTTCGGTCGGGGAAAACGGTGGTGTGCGTAGACCAGTCCGCGAATGTGCTGGCGTATGTGCGCGAGTTGCTGCGCCAGGCCGGCTACGATCCGCTGACCACGCCCAACGTCTCCGACGCGCGCATTTTGATTAAGGCAGCGCGGCCGGCGGTGGTGATTCTGGGGCCAAACGTGTTGGTGCGCGCGGGCGAGAAAAGTGATGCGCTGCGCCAGGTGCTGCACGGCATTCCCACCATCGAGTTGGGCAGCGCGTTTTCAACCACCGAAGCTTCCGAGGCGGCGCAGCAGATGCTGGCGCAGGTGAAGGCGCATACGGCAGGCCAGTAA